In Cutaneotrichosporon cavernicola HIS019 DNA, chromosome: 1, one DNA window encodes the following:
- a CDS encoding uncharacterized protein (Protein tyrosine kinase), protein MYKMRPGLSSPARWNSIYLSIPLITTRMVSVPYRIPLPASPPPSPPRCMGQMAAGTTSDAFSSSPSSSIAAAVALKNAIAGPSRAPNTDGADGADGADTKSNSDSSSALAGTASMPKLNDFQLIRVLGKGCAGRVLLVKHTSTSRVHAMKAISKRAVLANDELDHTLTEQEILRHFSCPERKNAFVSRLYYSFCDKENFYLVMEFYPGGDLATQMEIHGILGPLRTRFYTCDIVAGLEALHRQGILVRDLKPENILLNWHGHAVLADFGLSKSFGYRGDPIPVKLPPDYIEGKGTPPIYAGKGFGSYRNGELTWDRAFSFVGTQEYLAPEVIKRNHYTYAIDWWALGCIVCECLTGRVPFRGHEDESNAQLYDRVVNARWDAIYRGDTHPITFLKDRYRIDSITYDFIDGLLQKEPMFRLTEPSVKSHPYFTNVDWATVAKGDYQDPFQLEIDPVAEYNTQFFPRLCLEETPTVDMSGHDYGKDTEHEKNALNNDDIYMTLQTQFARELESFEWSCQGMYDTDEPLDEGSQTDEQHTDEIEADQPVQDEVQEESGQPALHERMIVSPSADDVSEMRDISMPDISHDGSRQEASQELEHLQTPSGSHTSDLHLEQEPNEEGKDADMGATPPLNTTADVVNPKATAAPSAQPSERDEPPSPVPSKAAMEAKAPSIRSQASSIATTAPSIPSIPTQSATNATRPSSIATKRSSVATRPASVVSKPPSIIAAMSPSTNRKALSVGTKAPSVDTKLASSPISPKAPSIRLPDPSDPPTSPTHSMGNHIVPTVEVDDVEEIRGDISMPREPLADGQMPRLPSGPPLSGLSVSDVISIAPNHQGSPNLIIRRHRHLPSIDSYPHARLSVDINGTFGQLGDEDWEQLDADAIPELPNGANESGRASLFSRVLSRRPQATRSRRTSTFRTPSSLRKPTSTEASDTSSDRSPSKTRPPLFASRGIENTRRAFTKIKAFPAPAGRPGDSLRPSVPNSVTASPVNSIRGMPPPPSTPAASTSRATARAVSMRDNQTLSPDDATATRRTSMIAALTPGGKRPTNRSGDIQSLFGRQKARRQRPSDRSGAASRSSIESATTVEENTSGTVSPVPPVSSAPRIELNPTPPIAWGKVLGNRE, encoded by the exons ATGTACAAGAT GCGACCGGGCTTGTCATCCCCAGCTCGCTGGAACTCCATCT ATCTTTCCATCCCCTTAATCACAACCCGTATGGTCTCTGTACCGTACAGGATTCCCCTGCCGgcatcgccgccgccaagcccaCCCCGTTGCATGGGTCAGATGGCTGCTGGCACTACGAGTGAtgccttctcctcctccccttcgAGCAGCATTGCGGCGGCtgtcgcgctcaagaaTGCCATTGCCGGTCCATCGCGCGCCCCAAATACAGATGGCGCAGACGGTGCGGACGGCGCGGACACCAAGAGCAATAGCGATTCGTCATCCGCTCTAGCCGGTACCGCCTCCATGCCCAAGCTCAACGACTTTCAGCTCATTCGCGTGCTTGGGAAAGGATGCGCAGGGCGA GTATTGCTTGTGAAGCACACGTCGACTTCCCGTGTACACGCGATGAAGGCCATATCCAAGCGCGCTGTTCTAGCCAacgatgagctcgaccaCACATTGACGGAACAAGAGATCTTGCGACACTTTTCGTGTCCAGAACGCAAGAACGCCTTCGTCTCGCGACTATACTACTCGTTCTGCGACAAGGAGAACTTCTACCTCGTCATGGAGTTCTACCCTGGTGGCGACCTCGCTACGCAGATGGAGATCCACGGCATCCTCGGTCCGCTTCGCACGCGCTTCTACACGTGCGACATTGTTGCTGGTCTCGAAGCATT GCACCGCCAAGGTATTCTTGTCCGCGATCTCAAGCCAGAAAACATCTTGCTCAACTGGCACGGACAcgctgtcctcgccgacttCGGGTTGTCCAAGAGCTTCGGGTATCGCGGAGATCCCATACCTGTCAAGCTTCCTCCAGACTACATCGAGGGTAAGGGAACACCTCCGATCTATGCCGGCAAGGGCTTTGGCTCGTACCGCAATGGCGAGTTGACGTGGGATCGCGCGTTCTCATTTGTCGGCACGCAGGAGTATCTCGCACCAGAAGTCATCAAACGTAACCACTACACATACGCCATCGACTGGTGGGCGTTAGGCTGCATCGTCTGCGAATGTTTGACTGGCCGCGTCCCTTTCCGTGGacacgaggacgagagcaATGCGCAGTTGTACGACCGCGTTGTTAACGCTCGCTGGGATGCCATATATAGAGGCGACACTCACCCGATCACCTTCCTCAAGGACCGCTACAGAATTGACTCGATCACCTACGACTTTATCGATGGC CTTCTGCAGAAGGAGCCCATGTTCCGTCTCACGGAACCGAGCGTCAAGAGTCATCCCTACTTTACGAACGTTGACTGGGCAACGGTTGCCAAGGGCGACTACCAGGACCCATTCCAGTTGGAGATTGATCCAGTCGCAGAGTACAACACCCAGTTCTTCCCACGCCTCTGCCTTGAGGAGACTCCTACTGTCGACATGTCTGGCCACGACTACGGCAAGGACACCGAGCACGAGAAGAACGCCCTCAACAACGACGACATCTACATGACATTGCAGACCCAGTTTgcacgcgagctcgagtcATTTGAGTGGTCGTGCCAAGGCATGTACGACACGGACGAGCCCCTTGACGAGGGTTCCCAGACCGACGAGCAGCACACCGACGAGATCGAAGCTGACCAGCCGGTGCAAGACGAGGTGCAGGAGGAGTCTGGCCAGCCAGCCCTCCACGAGCGCATGATCGTGTCCCCATCTGCAGACGACGTCTCGGAGATGCGCGACATCTCGATGCCTGACATCTCGCACGACGGTAGTCGGCAGGAGGCGTcgcaggagctcgagcacctgCAGACGCCCTCGGGCAGCCACACCAGCGACTTGCACCTCGAGCAAGAACCAAACGAGGAAGGCAAGGACGCCGACATGGGTGCCACTCCACCACTGAACACTACGGCAGATGTGGTCAACCCCAAGGCAACCGCTGCTCCATCTGCACAGCCCTCTGAGCGCGACGAACCGCCCTCTCCTGTGCCTTCCAAGGCAGCGATGGAGGCCAAAGCTCCGTCCATCAGGAGCCAGGCCTCGTCTATTGCAACCACTGCGCCCTCAATCCCCTCGATCCCCACGCAGTCTGCTACCAATGCGACCAGACCATCGTCCATTGCGACAAAACGGTCGTCGGTTGCAACGCGCCCTGCCTCTGTCGTGTCCAAGCCTCCTTCGATTATTGCGGCCATGTCTCCTTCGACCAACCGCAAAGCGCTGTCTGTTGGCACAAAGGCGCCGTCGGTTGACACCAAGCTTGCATCGAGCCCCATCTCGCCTAAAGCTCCTTCTATTCGTCTTCCTGATCCATCGGACCCTCCTACCTCTCCTACACACTCCATGGGCAACCATATTGTCCCCActgtcgaggtcgacgatgtcgaggagattCGCGGCGACATTTCGATGCCTCGTGAGCCGTTGGCGGATGGCCAGATGCCGCGCCTGCCGTCTGGCCCCCCGCTCAGCGGTCTCTCTGTGTCGGACGTCATCTCCATCGCACCAAACCACCAGGGTAGCCCCAACCTCATCATccgtcgtcaccgccacctcccCAGCATCGACTCGTATCCTCACGCGCGTCTCTCGGTCGATATCAACGGTACCTTTGGCCAGCTTGGCGACGAAGACTGGGAGCAGttggacgccgacgccattCCCGAGCTGCCAAACGGCGCGAATGAGTCCGGACGCGCGTCGCTGTTTTCGCGCGTGCTTAGCCGGCGGCCGCAGGCAACCCGGAGCCGTCGGACCTCAACGTTCCGCACGCCGTCTTCGCTGCGCAAGCCTACCAGCACCGAGGCGTCTGACACGTCGTCTGATCGGAGCCCGTCCAAGACTCGTCCGCCACTCTTTGCCTCGCGGGGCATTGAGAACACAAGAAGGGCGTTCACCAAGATCAAGGCGTTCCCGGCTCCGGCTGGACGTCCTGGGGACTCGTTACGTCCGTCGGTGCCCAACTCGGTCACCGCATCGCCAGTGAACTCCATCCGTGGCATGCCTCCGCCCCCATCCACTCCTGCTGCCagcacgtcgcgcgcgacagcACGTGCCGTTTCCATGCGCGACAACCAGACGCTCAGCCCTGACGATGCTACAGCGACTAGGCGAACCTCGATGATCGCCGCACTCACTCCTGGAGGCAAGCGGCCGACAAACCGCTCGGGCGACATCCAATCCCTCTTTGGGCGGCAGAAggctcgtcgtcagcgTCCAAGCGACCGCTCGGGTGCGGCGTCTCGCTCCTCGATTGAGAGCGCGACAACAGTCGAGGAGAACACCTCCGGTACAGTCTCGCCTGTTCCTCCCGTATCGTCTGCGCCGCGCATCGAGCTCAACCCGACCCCGCCCATTGCATGGGGCAAGGTGCTCGGCAACCGCGAATAG